The Leishmania infantum JPCM5 genome chromosome 19 region GCCTTGGcgaggaagaaaaggaggTGCGCCAGACGCTGCGCGATCTGCGCACGGCTGGTGTGTCGGCGGTGACCCTTGGCCAGTACCTGCAGCCCTCACGCACCCGTCTGAAGGTGTCCCGCTACGCTCACCCGAAGGAGTTCGAGATGTGGGAGAAAGAGGCGATGGACATGGGGTTCCTCTACTGCGCCTCGGGCCCGATGGTGCGCAGCTCCTACAGGGCTGGTGAGTACTACATCAAGAGCATTCTGAAGCAACGCCAGAGCGCCGAAGGTGGAAAGGctacggcggccgccaccgctgccaacGCAGGTGCTGCGATTGCGTgaagagaggcgcacgcgtaATGAGCATCTTTCTGGATGGCGAAGCGGCactggcgacgccgccgatATCGTTGTCGGCGGTTGCGTGACAGCATTAGCGCGAGGACGGCGCAGCGTTCTTTGTTGTTGAGCGATGTCTCTGGTGCTCAGCTCAACACCTTcagcacagacagagacgtGTGTTTCTGTGTTGTTTCACACTTCCGTGTGCTCTGCGCTTGCGTGCTCCCCGCATAATGTGCgtcgcgttttttttcttctaCTTTGGTGCTCCTGTTGGCCCACGCGGTCGTGCATTGTAGCAGAACGTTCATACTTCGAAGAGGGAGTGAGAAGGAGGGAGTTGAGCTACACGGCGTctcccgccgccaccgcatcaTAATgggcggagggcgtgccTTGTCAGGCGTACTTTCTTCACCGGGACGATCGTTCTGGCTGACTGCAAAGGCATGCAATGGTGACAGAgagccgcgcctcctcctcagcccACTCAGCCGCTATGAACATtagggtgggtggggcagAGATAGGCGCCCACCCTTATGCGCGTGTCCACCCGTCTTCTGTTGTGTGGTCTCTGAGTGTCCGACCTGCGAGGCAAGAGTTTCGCCTTCTGGTACGCCACGGACACCCGTGTTCGCTGCGCGCGAGCAGGGCGTGAGGGACatggacggcgttgctgcccaGTTGTTCGCACCAGcagggcggtggcgcgagCCCGTTTCGCTTCCTCTAAGTTTTTCACTGTATCCCACACCTTTCATCCTTCACCACTTCCTATCTCTGCGCCTTTTCTCTTGCGTCCTTTGAATACCATTGTGCTCTCTGCGATGGCGTGCCACCCCCTGTGCGgtccaccacacacacacacacacacacacacacaatgaCACGTTCTTACTCGCGGCAAACGCGACACAAGAGCAGCGAACGGCACCCGTGCGCGCGTCTTactctcttcctcgtcgctTTCCGCGCATTCGTCCTCCGCATCTTCCTCGTTTTGAGCAGGTATTCTTTTCGTCTCTTTGCTGCatcgcgctctctctcgcagaCCGTTGTGGGCCATTGGTGAgtcggcgtgcgcgcgcgcctcatCGTAAAGGAGCTTGCATACCGAGTCGCCGCAGGCGTTCTTCATATTTTTGCACGGCAGGAAGCAAGCTAGACGTCGAACGAAAACGCGAgggagacacgcacgcatactCCGGAACTCTGCCCATACGTACTGCTGCAGTGGCATTCAACCCGCCTcagtggcggaggcgcaagCCGCCACCTTCAAGCCCACAGCCCCATACACACGctcgcacatacacactcaCACTCACACTCCctctgcttgtgtgcgtgtgcgtgtgtgtgtgtgtgtgtgcacacatTTGACTTGGCTCGTTTCGTTTTATATATTTCCTGCTAAGGCGCATTTTTATTCTCCTCTTTGATTGAGTTattcatcatcatcatcactctcctcccttttttccttcCTTCGTCTCtgtgcctccccccccccgccccatccccatcccccccccccgcccttctctctccctcttctggGGGGGATCTCCACCGCATCCGCTTTGCATGCCCGTGAATTCGTAGTTATTGGCATACATTTATGTATAATTTCTCTTTGCTTTCGCAGCCTTTTTCagtcgacacacacacacacacacacacacagagagagagagagatacgcGGCGGGAGGAGAcaaacagaaagaaaaacgaagagcGCCTGCCCACCCATACAAAcgcatcacacacacgtacagccgagggaggggggcaggtgggtgaaaaacaaaaaaaaacaaaaagcagGTCGCTACTAGAGGCTGAGAGAGGCTTTATATTTATTACATGCATGTACACCACCTCCTTTTATTTATTTTggttattattattattttgtgtgtgtgcgcgcgtgttgaCGGCTGTCCTGATTGAGGACATTCGCGGCCTTCTTCTCGTTGGGACATTTCTTTGGTGGCCGTCGTGGTTTCGCTTCTaccttgtgtgtgtgtgtgttaggTGCGCGCTCTCCCTGTTTGTTCTCTCATCGTCTTTCATCTTTGTGTGCGTCACTGCAGCCGTTGTCGTTTGCTTGGatcgaagaaaaaaggagtcggccctctcccctcccctcaacCCTCTCCGTGTTGTTTGATCTCTGGAGCTGACAACCTCATCcccctctttttgttttcgcgtGCTTACTGTTGCTTTGCCCGCCTTGCGATTTCCTATGCCCCCttgcgtacgtgtgcgcgtgcgtgcttctCCTTGTTGCATTCATCTTCCCTCGTGGGCCAATTTCAGCTTCGTCTCTGTGCGTTTTGGCTCGGGTGGTGCTGGAGAGCGAGtaggcgtgcgcgtgtgcgtgtgagaaCAGAAGTGGtggcctcctccctccttgcATCCTCTTCACTCGCTTTTTTCGCTTTTcgctatttttttttctttcgggTCTGTCTGCGAGGCGGGCTGCAACACGATATATTTTTTTCGAAATTGGATGGTGGCGCGCTCGTTGGTGAAGTGACCAGAAGGATCCGGTCATCTGGTGGGCTACTCGAGTATCACCGGTGCATCACTCTCACGTACCCCGTCACCGCCCTTCACGCATCCTCCATCGCTACGCAGTCGCAGCACGGTCGCAACGACCTCTGCCGCATCACGCATTCTCTCATTCTTTCTCGCTTTCCCGCTTTGGTTTTGGTTGGCATCCTCTTCACTGTGCATTCTTTCACCATacgcgccctcccccctctgccAGCTTTCGTGTTCCGTCTCTCGTTGTTTCATTCATTACTGCCTTCCTCTTGTCGTTACCCTTGATGCCAAGTAGCAATCTTGTGACGGACGCGTACCACAACACCGAGTTGGCAATCAACGTTTTCTTTTCCATCCACACCGATGCGAATCCCGTCATGGGCAGGAAAGCGACAAAGGCTTCAGTAGTCCCCATCGCTGCCTCGCTGCTTCCGGCAAACGCCGCAGTCATGATCGACGATGACCTCACGCCTGGCGTGGCTGACTTTGGCGCCACCACAGAGCCAGCTGTGCGTAGCCCGTCATCCGTTGAGCGCGAGGTTTTTGAGAATTCCATCGCagacatcggcggcggcggcgccctaTCTCAGTCAGTGGTGAGCCGCCGCGACATGTCGCTTGCGGACATCTCCCGAATGCGACTGGAAGGCTGCCGTGCGCGGCACACACTCTTCGCCGCTACCACGTCACTACGTGGCAGCATGgcctcgtcgctgcggtCTACCTCGGGGTCGCCCATGCTCCCGCTGACTGGCCGCGTGCGTGATCATGCGGGGATCTGCGGCGAAACCACCTCGGCAGCCATATCGGCAGTCTCACAAGCGCCTGCGTGGTCGTCCCTGAATGGGCTTGGTCGCTCATTCAACCGCCGCTCCAGCATGCTATCGGTGCGCACAAACGCACTGGACACGTCGATTGCCATTCTTCAGCACATGGCGCACGACACGGCTGCTCGTGCCGAGGCTGCCTGCAATGCTCAATCTCTCGCCGGCACCccgtccaccgccacctccgcctgtGGATCCGTCGCGCTGCCCTCGTTGCAGCCGACACAGCCCTATCCAGAGGACACCCACGCCGGCGCCCGCGGTTACAAGGTGGTGGGAAGTGGTAACACAGCTTCGGTGGAGGACAGTtgtagcggcagcggccagcaCACGCCCGTGCTGCACACCGTGCACACGCGACAGTTCACCAGCGCTTCGGactcttcctctccgctgAACTCGCTCTCTGAGTCGGAGCTGTGCAGCGGGCAcctgcgcgctggcggtcgCTCACATTTGTCTGCACAGGCCTCGGCAACACACctcaccggcagcggtggcgttgcCAAGGCGGCGTCGGACTTACAGCACAGCTCCCCACGGTCTCACCCGGACGGATCTCCCTTGGCTGCAAGGCGGCAGACGATTGCCACAGCGGATCATCGAGCACCCCATCATTCAGTGGCGGTCGCCGCCACAGAGGTTGCCCTGCCAAGCGCACAGAACCAGACGACCGACGTAAGCGTCTACAACCACGACTTCCAGCACATTGTCCCACTCGAAGTAAAGGAGGCGCTCCAGCGTAACATGCGCCCAATCTgcgaggacgacgatgacgacgacgacgacgcgctgctgcacgacggGCTGagtgcgccgacgccgccgccgctgacatCCTTCGCGAACGTGACGCACAGCATGTACGAGGACACCTGCCATTTGGACACTCCGTCCAACTATGTGCGCACTCGTGGCACCGGCAGCGTTGGTGGTGCCGGCACGGAGATCGCGGATGCCCCGTTCAGCTTTCCTCCGAGTACCCTTCACGCACCTAGTCGACTCTTTGCTTCACCAaacgcaccggcgctgcagacAGCCACATCCTCGATGATTGCCTGGCAAACAGGCGGCACTGGCGGGGCCAAGTCGATCCGTCCATTCGATAGTGACACGGCGGAGACACTGGCGGCTGGCCTGAGCATCAGCGGTACGGGAGTACCCTTCCAGGCGTGGAAGTTTCCGAGTTTGGGCAAGCCGAactccgcgtcgtcgctgcgcaaGACGTCGCTCGGCGAGAATGGGAACGCGGAGGCGTTGCCGGAGGGCGCGGTGGGAGGTGCGGCCGCGGTGCATCAGCCGACTGTTCCACTTTCCGAGCACTGCAGCCACCCCACTCGCGAGACCCTCATGCCGGgatcgccgcagcggcagtgcagtGAGTCTCCTCCGCTCACCCGAAACGGACTTCAGGCCACCAGCAAGCACATCACCCTCAAAACGGCAGCTACGCCGTGCTCTTCCGTGGCGGTCGGTGCCCTGTCTGGCTCTGGCGACGTTGGCccgcgcgcagcgtcgctgctgtccgGTGTGGACGGCACTCATCGAACGTCCTCAGTTGTGCACGGCACCCCGATGCGCACCAATGACGGCGCAGGTGGGCGCTTTGTGCAGCCTGCTGTCGCGCAGGGATCGCCATCTAGCGCGGCTGGCAGcttgagcgccgccgctgacagcagcaacacgcgCAAGCTGGAGATGATGTACACAGTCTatgagcggctgctgcacgcacgGCCTCCCGACAACAGCTTCCCTGAGGCTACCCCAAGGAGTCTGCAGACGCTGACCTCGCGAAGTCTGACTGAGgaggtgacgccgccgctggacacatcgccgtcgccgccggctgccCAGCAAGCGCCGCAAtctggtgccgccggcgctggctTCGAGGCAATGAGTCAGGGTGACTGTTCTCCATCGATGTCCTACTCCGGCGCTCTGAGTCGCTCGGCGGGTTACTACAGCTTCGGTAAGCGGATCAGTCTCAGTCACCCGAACAAGCAGACGCTGCCACACCAGttcctcggcagcgccgcaaacCTGCATGCgatgtcgtcgccgccgcgcgtggCGATGATCGGCACCCCCGCAGTGGCAGACATGATCGTGGCGTCGAACGGTAACAGCAGTGGCTCAGCCATGGCTTTCTCGTCtactgcgcgcgcgcgccgacgtACTCTGGACttgtcggtgctgcagcgcatcgactcccgcccgctgctgcaatCGACGCTGTTTTTGCAGAATAACCTGCACTCCATCTgcgaggcgcaggcgcggtTCGCgcggaaggagagagcggaggaTGCTGGAAGTGCGGAACAGCGCAACGCAATTAGTCTGTCACCGTCGAAAGCGGCTGTATCCGTAGCGGTCAAACCCGTGCCCCAGTACACCGTTCCGTTAGAGGAGCAGAGTGCGGCTGgtgtgccgtcgccggcgagcGTGGCCGACGTGGAGACGTGCGAGGGTGTGGAAGGGGTGAGTCAGGGGCGGATGACAGGCCGCACCGCAATCGCCGAAACGGCTTCGCCGGTGGTGCtcggctccgctgccgcttcggcaacagcagcgtcCACCGCGCGAGAGTTGAACCaaacgcgcagcagctgcagaggtACTCAAGTCCCTTCTGTGGACTctgtgctgccgtcgtccgTCTCGCCCTCAATAGGCAAGCGGTCCAACGCGTCGAGTCTGCCCGTCAACTGCATTCAAGAAGGGCAGGGGAGGCAGGAGGAGCCGCTCCGCAAGCAGGCCGAGATGCACGTGAAtcccacggccgccgccgccgtgtctGTGGCACATGAGAGCAACGGAATCTCACCACATCGGTACTACCGAGCCCTCACGGAGGCAAAATGCCTCGTGCGTCACGTTCACGGCGTCGATGGGGTGGAGCGGGAGGTGGACAACGACTCCATGGACTTGGTCGTGTACGCTGGCATGCACCTGATGGGTTGGTTGGAGGTGGTGAGTCTGCTGGGCTGCGGCAGCTTTGGTCAAGTATTCCTTTGCAAGGACTTGCGCATCTGCGACGGCCACTTTGTCCACCCAAGCGAGATCGAGGGCGAGGACTACGAGTATTGGAACTGCTCCCACGCCTACCTCCccttcagcagcgtcgacgccgtGCCGACGCATCGGCCGCTTGTCGCCGTCAAGGTGGTGAAaagcgtgccgctgctggagcagcagtcGGTTCTAGAGGCGGAGATGCTTGTACTGATCGGAGCGCAGACCGCGCTACCTCCGGCGAacgcagcggaggaggctcGTGAGTCGGCCATCCCGGCAttcgcagccgccacagGTGGTCGAATTGGCGTCAATgagccaccgccggcggATCCACGCTGCGCCAACATCGCAAAGGTGCTCGCCGACGGCATCTGCTACGGCCATCACTGCATTGTGATGGAGAGGTACGGCGCGAACCTGTACGAGTACATCGCCGCGAACGATCACCGTGGGCTTCCCATGTACCAAATCCGCTCTATCGGCGCACAGCTCTtctccgctctctcgctcgtgcACGAGGAGTGCCACATCATCCACGCTGACATCAAGCCAGAGAATGTGCTGCTGACGCTTGACTCAGGCAGAGGCACACTGCGGGTGACGGACGAGCCGTCGCCCATAACCGctgccacagcagccgcgacgcccCCCGCTGAGGCCATGAGCAATAGCAACGCCAGCACCACTGCAGTGGCGACCAAGACCCCGCGTAGCGTCCCACAGCAAAATGCGTTTGCTGAGGCTGCGCACCGCTCTCCGAGCAGCACGTCGCCAAATGCCGAACCGCCgtggcaccagcagcgcaccgagtctgcggcgtcgtcgtccgcttcgccctcgctgccggcagAGCGCTCGCACACCGCGCGAGTCGGCCCTGGCGCtgtcgcgcggcagcggctcggctTTAAGGGGAAGCGCCGAAACTCGAACACCCTCCTGgacctctcctcctcgccgatgACGCTCGCGACGTACAAGGGTCACAGTTTGTGCCACCTCCGCTCAAGCTCGgccagccgcgccaccatTGTGGAGCAAACAGACATGCCGACCCCCGAGCCGCGCCGCATGCACATGCTGAGCCAGTCTTCCGCTCTTGTCACCAGTGCCGCGAGCGGCATGTCGTTGCAAAGccttggcggtggtggtgccggcagTTACAGTCGTCACATGATGcaagcacctgctgcgcccgtggaggaggcgccggcggtgccagTAGCAccggctgcttcgcacctGCACGTTCGGCTCATTGATTTTAGCTCCAGCTGCTACGACGGTGGCCCGTTTTACCAATACATCCAGTCCCGCTACTATCGTGCACCGGAGGTAATTATAGGGGCGCCGTACAACTCTGCAATCGATGTGTGGTCGACTGGCTGCTTGcttgcggagctgctgctgggcatgccgctgctcccCGGCTGCAACGATCACCACCAGCTCTCGCTCGTGGAGGAGATGATTGAGCCGCTGCCCGACTACCTGGTAGAGGATGGAGACAACGCCGACTTGTTTTACATCGTAGCAGCGCCGGGGGGCGAGGGTAGTACcgatgccgcgctgcctcgtgcgccagcagctgcagcgcccgGCGCAACTGCGtcagcgacgctgcagcagcctcgGTCGTTTGCTTTGCGCACACGCGAGAACTACCTGGAGGTCACCGGCAGCGAGCCGCTGCAGTACCGCCGCTACTTCACGTACCAGACTCTGCAGGAGCTGGTGCGGCACTGCCCTTTGACGCTcgaggagcggcgcatgAGCAACGGGCTACATCCGTACGTGTCAGCCAACGAGTCCTCCGCGATACCCCCCGatgcgacgccgtcgctgtcggtgcgATCAGACATGATGAAGCAGCGCTACTTGCTCTTCGATTTGCTGCGACGTCTCCTTCAGACGGACTCGAAACTgcgccccaccgccgcccagGCACTCCAGCACCCGTTCTTCAGCTCGCTTCCACCGTATTTCAAGACCTTTGCGCTCGACTGAGAAGCCTCACTGGCGGTGGTAATGGTGCACCTTCCCGAGTACGTGCGTGCTCTCGTAGTGGCTGGTGCTGATGCGGGTGCCCCGATGTGGACAAGGAAAGATGGCGGCACCCCTCAacgcgtggcatctcagggtctGGCACACCCGCCCTCTGTGGGGCAGCTGAGTAGCCCCCCGCCCGTGTCCCCCGCCAGTGCCGAAGCACTTCTGCTGCTGGTAGGGCCAGGCACCTACGGCGTGtgggaggtcagagcgatgcagcgcCACTGATGTCGGCATCCAGGTCGTATATAACGCTGCGCCGGAGCGATCTGCGACTGTGAACACGActgtgccatccatatgGTAGGCGACGTGTgagcgtgactcgagcgtatctcgcccggccctcactgccctgctggtggggtggggcgcCTGTGTGCCACCCGGAGGGTGATGCGCCgggtggcgagcagcacaaTGGGAAGCGACTGTGAGGCAGCCTGCTtggtgggcgggtgggcagagtttgaggcagagacggcgcTCCGATGACTgtgtcggcgcattgctgtaacGCGCTtctagcgctgcttcgcaccgcgcggaatgggggcctgtggcaggccggGCGATGGAGTGGTGTGACGTTCCGCTCGTGCTGTATGGCGGCTAATGAAGGCCTTGTAAAAGAAATTGACAGGATTGGGAAGTGTggaggcgtgtgtgtttgctttGTATGTATGATTTGAATGAGGGTGACTGTGTGCCTCATGTTATGATGTCCGTCCAGCCATTTTTTCCTGTGTGtttgcgcgtgcgtgtcttctTCGGTGGTGCGGTGGGGGGTTCCTGTTCGCTTCCTTCTTTCCTATTTTTTTAGGGGTTTCGCTTTCGTAGATGAGCTGTAATTTGGTTCCGTTTTTTGggtcttcctctctctttcactGTCACTCGCTCGTTTCCCTTTTTGTGTTCGGTGCGCGTACGCGTATGCGCTTGCCACGTGATGGCGAGGACCTGTCACGTCTCCAAGTATGTATGTATCATGTATATAtacttgtgtgtgtgccgacCATGCACGTGTACAGTTGTCTGGCGTTCTCGTCTGTGCATTTAAGTTTCCcgtctctctcactctgACTCGactttatatatatatatatcccttgccccccccccacgtacacacacatcgcctcttttttttttctgccttATTGTTGTTTAGCGTACTCGTTTTCGTGTTCGGTCACGCAGCCTCAGCGGAGCGTGTGCAGAGGAAACGGCCTCGTGAGTC contains the following coding sequences:
- a CDS encoding putative protein kinase, with the translated sequence MPSSNLVTDAYHNTELAINVFFSIHTDANPVMGRKATKASVVPIAASLLPANAAVMIDDDLTPGVADFGATTEPAVRSPSSVEREVFENSIADIGGGGALSQSVVSRRDMSLADISRMRLEGCRARHTLFAATTSLRGSMASSLRSTSGSPMLPLTGRVRDHAGICGETTSAAISAVSQAPAWSSLNGLGRSFNRRSSMLSVRTNALDTSIAILQHMAHDTAARAEAACNAQSLAGTPSTATSACGSVALPSLQPTQPYPEDTHAGARGYKVVGSGNTASVEDSCSGSGQHTPVLHTVHTRQFTSASDSSSPLNSLSESELCSGHLRAGGRSHLSAQASATHLTGSGGVAKAASDLQHSSPRSHPDGSPLAARRQTIATADHRAPHHSVAVAATEVALPSAQNQTTDVSVYNHDFQHIVPLEVKEALQRNMRPICEDDDDDDDDALLHDGLSAPTPPPLTSFANVTHSMYEDTCHLDTPSNYVRTRGTGSVGGAGTEIADAPFSFPPSTLHAPSRLFASPNAPALQTATSSMIAWQTGGTGGAKSIRPFDSDTAETLAAGLSISGTGVPFQAWKFPSLGKPNSASSLRKTSLGENGNAEALPEGAVGGAAAVHQPTVPLSEHCSHPTRETLMPGSPQRQCSESPPLTRNGLQATSKHITLKTAATPCSSVAVGALSGSGDVGPRAASLLSGVDGTHRTSSVVHGTPMRTNDGAGGRFVQPAVAQGSPSSAAGSLSAAADSSNTRKLEMMYTVYERLLHARPPDNSFPEATPRSLQTLTSRSLTEEVTPPLDTSPSPPAAQQAPQSGAAGAGFEAMSQGDCSPSMSYSGALSRSAGYYSFGKRISLSHPNKQTLPHQFLGSAANLHAMSSPPRVAMIGTPAVADMIVASNGNSSGSAMAFSSTARARRRTLDLSVLQRIDSRPLLQSTLFLQNNLHSICEAQARFARKERAEDAGSAEQRNAISLSPSKAAVSVAVKPVPQYTVPLEEQSAAGVPSPASVADVETCEGVEGVSQGRMTGRTAIAETASPVVLGSAAASATAASTARELNQTRSSCRGTQVPSVDSVLPSSVSPSIGKRSNASSLPVNCIQEGQGRQEEPLRKQAEMHVNPTAAAAVSVAHESNGISPHRYYRALTEAKCLVRHVHGVDGVEREVDNDSMDLVVYAGMHLMGWLEVVSLLGCGSFGQVFLCKDLRICDGHFVHPSEIEGEDYEYWNCSHAYLPFSSVDAVPTHRPLVAVKVVKSVPLLEQQSVLEAEMLVLIGAQTALPPANAAEEARESAIPAFAAATGGRIGVNEPPPADPRCANIAKVLADGICYGHHCIVMERYGANLYEYIAANDHRGLPMYQIRSIGAQLFSALSLVHEECHIIHADIKPENVLLTLDSGRGTLRVTDEPSPITAATAAATPPAEAMSNSNASTTAVATKTPRSVPQQNAFAEAAHRSPSSTSPNAEPPWHQQRTESAASSSASPSLPAERSHTARVGPGAVARQRLGFKGKRRNSNTLLDLSSSPMTLATYKGHSLCHLRSSSASRATIVEQTDMPTPEPRRMHMLSQSSALVTSAASGMSLQSLGGGGAGSYSRHMMQAPAAPVEEAPAVPVAPAASHLHVRLIDFSSSCYDGGPFYQYIQSRYYRAPEVIIGAPYNSAIDVWSTGCLLAELLLGMPLLPGCNDHHQLSLVEEMIEPLPDYLVEDGDNADLFYIVAAPGGEGSTDAALPRAPAAAAPGATASATLQQPRSFALRTRENYLEVTGSEPLQYRRYFTYQTLQELVRHCPLTLEERRMSNGLHPYVSANESSAIPPDATPSLSVRSDMMKQRYLLFDLLRRLLQTDSKLRPTAAQALQHPFFSSLPPYFKTFALD